In Brachypodium distachyon strain Bd21 chromosome 2, Brachypodium_distachyon_v3.0, whole genome shotgun sequence, one genomic interval encodes:
- the LOC100841518 gene encoding WPP domain-interacting tail-anchored protein 1 has product MDFESTHEEYCSLSHGDGSNGVRNTADAISRMELEIQFGSEKLLNLEMLVMEVAHRANGIELSMLDPESLSNESVEKAFEFDVLYGILDSEVRELEKLVGFIQIDIRNVGKKFNGEELEGRLKGKLHAATASLKQMQELIAAIRREFTNFDKAIDPSHHHAGTSEGGAYENGHDLSHTTIQAEGQRNVLQMLERSIASELDLEKRLCDSGAIVKELEMKLHNVEHESDFLEESAEAISERMFAAENASELFLGISKDLIDRINTIQSHQTASGRREAVLKSKLKQSLVQSNASKGSPEMMKDDSENNATWEAVQSRRLSTSEFFTLQDKVQNLEAWLRESCSQLEWETISTEANEKEQNISLSEIGTFENIIGDIKDAIFKAESRTQNTEARCAELTHTNVQLNGELNSLKTQGSDRACLLEKKLMESDSQLEHARASIEAIGEQQGMLKSSMSDMQHMIEDLKDKYLKAENRAESAESKCILLTDTNLELCEELSFLRGRVESLENSLCQANQLKLSTAKDIGIKTKAITDLVAKLAFERERLHLQIVTLTKKNRMLAKKCKENVNKGTSLSKDITANEGELRPSKALEDVLLASSSLQTKVKSTAETPGENDSGITAPLEDESGSLETVRSIKPTLLNWKYIFTAFLVLLTAALVHQLLQSAV; this is encoded by the exons ATGGACTTTGAGAGCACTCATGAGGAGTATTGCTCTCTGTCGCATGGAGATGGATCAAATGGAGTGAGAAACACAGCAGATGCCATATCTAGGATGGAACTCGAAATCCAGTTTGGCTCCGAGAAGTTGTTGAATTTAGAGATGCTAGTGATGGAGGTAGCTCACCGTGCAAACGGCATTGAGCTTTCGATGCTCGACCCCGAGTCACTCTCGAATGAGTCGGTCGAGAAGGCTTTCGAGTTTGATGTCTTGTATGGAATTCTAGATTCTGAAGTCAGGGAGTTGGAGAAGTTAGTTGGTTTTATTCAAATTGATATTAGAAATGTTGGAAAGAAGTTTAACGGGGAAGAGTTGGAGGGCAGGTTGAAAGGTAAGCTGCATGCCGCCACAGCGTCTTTGAAGCAGATGCAGGAGCTGATCGCCGCTATTAGAAGAGAGTTCACAAACTTTGATAAAGCCATAGACCCTTCCCATCATCATGCCG GAACTAGTGAAGGTGGTGCATATGAAAATGGACATGATTTATCTCACACAACTATACAGGCTGAGGGCCAAAGAAATGTCCTGCAGATGTTAGAACGGTCAATTGCAAGTGAACTAGATCTTGAAAAAAGGCTATGCGATTCGGGGGCTATTGTGAAAGAACTCGAAATGAAGCTGCATAATGTAGAGCATGAATCAGATTTCTTGGAAGAATCGGCTGAAGCGATTTCTGAACGGATGTTTGCAGCAGAAAATGCTTCTGAGTTGTTCCTTGGAATTTCAAAAGATCTCATTGATAGAATTAATACCATCCAGTCCCATCAAACTGCATCAGGTCGGAGGGAAGCTGTTCTAAAATCAAAGTTAAAGCAAAGCTTAGTGCAATCAAATGCTTCAAAAGGCTCACCAGAGATGATGAAAGATGATAGTGAAAACAATGCCACTTGGGAAGCTGTGCAGAGTCGAAGACTATCGACCTCCGAGTTCTTCACTTTGCAGGATAAGGTTCAGAATCTGGAGGCATGGCTGAGGGAATCTTGCTCTCAGTTGGAGTGGGAAACGATATCAACAGAAGCAAATGAAAAAGAGCAGAATATATCACTGTCTGAGATAGGCACGTTTGAGAATATTATAGGCGATATTAAAGATGCCATTTTCAAAGCTGAAAGCAGAACACAAAATACTGAAGCAAGGTGCGCTGAGCTTACTCACACTAATGTACAACTCAATGGAGAGTTAAACTCTCTTAAGACTCAGGGATCAGATAGGGCATGCTTATTGGAGAAGAAACTTATGGAGTCAGACTCTCAGTTAGAACATGCGAGAGCATCAATTGAGGCTATTGGCGAACAGCAGGGTATGCTAAAGTCTTCAATGTCTGATATGCAACACATGATTGAAGATCTGAAGGATAAGTATTTGAAAGCTGAAAACAGGGCTGAGAGTGCTGAATCGAAATGTATATTGTTGACAGATACTAACTTGGAGCTCTGTGAAGAACTATCATTTCTGAGAGGTCGAGTAGAAAGTCTAGAGAACTCATTATGCCAAGCCAACCAACTGAAGCTGTCCACTGCAAAAGATATTGGTATTAAAACTAAGGCAATCACTGACTTGGTCGCTAAACTTGCATTTGAAAGAGAGCGCCTTCATCTTCAG ATTGTTACGCTAACAAAGAAGAACAGGATGTTGGCTAAAAAGTGCAAAGAAAATGTTAACAAAGGTACATCATTGAGCAAAGATATCACTGCTAATGAAGGTGAACTCAGGCCCTCTAAAGCATTGGAAGATGTACTTCTGGCTTCTTCATCACTGCAGACCAAG
- the LOC100842736 gene encoding exportin-2, with translation MEVPPEMLDTLAGWFAQTLSPDAAARRAAEQSLSSAASTPGFALALLALASSPRHDLQARLAASVHFKNLLRRRWPKPSPDADDADHLPANDCAIVKTHILQLLLTAPPLIQKQLSEALAAAAATDFPAKWESLLPSIVSSLGTALSAGDVPATNSLLAAAASLFSRFRNVFDNNALRIDLKYCLDSFAAPLLEVFLSTSRRLQASAAAANPLEVRPVFECLRLCCEIFYSLNSVDLPEFFEDHMREWMTEFRAFLTTSYPPPVEADGAPDALRAAVCDNLQLYMEKYEEEFRGYLKEFVEAVWGLLMAPTVSPSRGQLAVTAIRFLTTVAESVHHALFGSPEAMKQICDSVVVPNLRLRDEDEELFEMNWVEYVRRDSEGSDTDTLRRAACRLLRGLAANYREQVAALVSAQVQQMLAAYAADRVNNWKEKDAAIYLVITLMQKPGATGGGVPVVDMESFFTSVIVPELQAPDWQSEPMLKATVLRFLKEFKDQIPKATALALLPSVTRFLTHESNVVHSYAAVFIENLLITKDVVQVPGVNTVTRSPRYVATDINSFAQQIIENLSKALSFPESHENPYLMKCLMRVLGIATIAGQIVHEITARLVGILMEVCNNPKNPDFNHYLFEALAAVIGQAGEKDPALLPLFEASLFPVLQRILVEDISEFWPYAFQIFAQLVNLSRPPLSQNYMQLFGVLLSNATWDRPPCVPALVRLLRAFLRKIPNELNQEGRLPNILVIFRSLVSRSSTEESAFYMLNTLVENVGFDIMNPYISEIWSALFTRLQTRQAVKFVNSLVVVMSLVLVKYGPGVLVSSVDTIQPNLFTTILQRFWIPNLKFIKGSLEIKLTAVASTKLLCESAVLLDAAAAQSWGKLLDSIVTLLSRTDQNGAQQEQNDGADAVDIQRTSGYSVSFVRLQYAGKSEDDLLKEVSDPKQFLVTSLASLSAQSPGRFGPVIEQHVDPANKSVLLQLCAAYNANIV, from the coding sequence ATGGAGGTGCCGCCGGAGATGCTCGACACCTTGGCGGGGTGGTTCGCACAGACGCTctcccccgacgccgccgcccgccgcgccgccgagcagAGCCTCTCCTCTGCCGCCTCCACGCCGGGATTCGCGCtcgcgctcctcgccctcgcgTCCTCCCCGCGCCATGACCTCCAGGCTCGCCTCGCCGCCTCGGTCCACTTCAAAaacctgctccgccgccgctggcccaAGCCCTCccccgacgccgacgacgctGACCACCTCCCGGCCAACGACTGCGCCATCGTCAAGACGCACAtcctccagctcctcctcacCGCCCCGCCCCTCATCCAGAAGCAGCTCTCCGAAgccctcgccgctgccgcggccaCCGACTTCCCTGCCAAATGGGAGTCGCTCCTCCCGTCCATCGTATCCTCACTCGGCACCGCCCTCTCCGCGGGGGACGTCCCCGCGACCAactccctcctcgccgcggcggctTCCCTTTTCTCCCGCTTCCGCAACGTCTTCGACAACAACGCCCTCCGTATTGACCTCAAGTATTGCCTCGACAGCTTTGCCGCGCCCCTCCTTGAGGTCTTTCTCTCCACCTCTCGCCGCCTTCAAGCTTCTGCAGCTGCTGCCAACCCTCTTGAAGTCCGCCCGGTGTTTGAGTGCCTTCGCCTGTGCTGTGAGATCTTCTACTCGCTTAACTCCGTGGACCTGCCGGAGTTCTTCGAGGACCACATGCGTGAGTGGATGACAGAGTTCCGTGCATTCCTCACGACCTCCTATCCACCGCCTGTTGAGGCAGATGGTGCCCCAGATGCGCTCCGTGCTGCTGTGTGTGATAACCTGCAGCTGTACATGGAGAAGTATGAGGAAGAGTTCAGGGGATATTTGAAGGAGTTTGTTGAGGCTGTGTGGGGGCTCCTGATGGCGCCGACAGTCTCACCGTCCCGCGGTCAGCTTGCCGTGACTGCAATAAGGTTCTTGACAACAGTCGCCGAAAGTGTGCACCATGCGTTGTTTGGGAGCCCTGAGGCAATGAAGCAAATATGTGACAGTGTTGTTGTGCCTAACTTGAGGTTGCGGGATGAGGACGAAGAGTTGTTTGAGATGAACTGGGTGGAATATGTCAGGCGTGATTCCGAGGGAAGTGATACGGATACGCTGAGGCGTGCTGCATGCCGCTTGCTGCGGGGACTTGCGGCAAACTACCGGGAACAGGTGGCTGCACTTGTATCAGCGCAGGTCCAGCAGATGTTGGCTGCATATGCGGCTGACCGGGTGAACAACTGGAAGGAGAAGGATGCTGCAATATATCTTGTAATCACTCTTATGCAGAAGCCTGGTGCCACAGGGGGTGGGGTGCCTGTGGTTGACATGGAGAGCTTCTTTACATCTGTGATTGTGCCTGAGCTGCAGGCCCCTGATTGGCAATCTGAACCAATGCTGAAGGCAACTGTCCTCAGGTTCTTGAAGGAGTTCAAGGACCAGATTCCCAAAGCCACTGCACTAGCACTGCTTCCAAGTGTGACAAGGTTCCTTACACACGAGTCCAATGTTGTCCATTCGTATGCTGCGGTCTTTATCGAGAACCTGCTGATTACCAAGGACGTGGTCCAGGTACCAGGGGTAAACACAGTGACAAGGTCTCCACGGTATGTTGCTACCGATATCAACTCATTTGCCCAGCAGATTATTGAAAACTTGTCCAAGGCGCTAAGTTTTCCTGAATCTCATGAGAACCCCTATTTGATGAAGTGCCTGATGAGAGTGCTTGGAATTGCTACTATCGCCGGACAAATTGTTCATGAGATAACTGCTCGTCTTGTGGGAATTCTTATGGAAGTCTGCAATAACCCCAAGAACCCTGACTTTAATCATTATCTGTTTGAGGCTCTGGCAGCTGTGATTGGCCAGGCTGGTGAGAAGGACCCAGCATTACTCCCTTTGTTTGAGGCAAGCCTCTTTCCAGTACTCCAGAGGATATTAGTTGAGGACATCTCAGAGTTCTGGCCATATGCTTTTCAGATATTCGCACAGCTTGTCAATTTGAGCCGACCACCTCTCTCGCAGAATTACATGCAGCTTTTTGGTGTCCTGCTCAGCAATGCTACTTGGGACCGGCCACCATGTGTTCCTGCCTTGGTTCGTTTGCTGCGAGCATTCCTTCGGAAAATTCCAAATGAGCTTAATCAAGAAGGTAGGCTGCCAAATATCTTAGTGATATTCCGCAGTCTTGTTTCACGTAGCAGCACTGAAGAATCTGCATTCTACATGCTTAACACACTGGTGGAAAATGTTGGTTTTGACATTATGAATCCATACATAAGTGAGATTTGGAGTGCTCTGTTTACTCGACTGCAGACTAGGCAAGCAGTGAAATTTGTGAATTCTCTTGTGGTTGTCATGTCCTTAGTGTTGGTCAAATATGGGCCAGGTGTTCTTGTCAGTTCCGTCGATACAATCCAGCCGAATCTTTTCACCACAATTCTTCAACGTTTTTGGATTCCCAatctcaagtttatcaaagGTTCTCTTGAAATTAAGCTTACAGCAGTTGCCTCAACAAAGTTGCTTTGTGAGTCTGCGGTGCTGTTagatgctgctgcagcccAATCGTGGGGCAAATTGCTTGACAGCATTGTCACGCTGTTGTCCAGAACCGACCAAAATGGAGCACAGCAAGAGCAAAATGATGGCGCTGATGCAGTCGATATCCAGAGAACATCTGGCTATTCTGTCTCATTTGTACGCCTTCAGTATGCTGGGAAGAGTGAAGATGATCTGTTGAAAGAAGTTAGCGATCCAAAACAGTTCTTGGTCACATCCCTGGCCTCACTTTCTGCGCAGTCTCCTGGGAGGTTTGGTCCTGTTATTGAGCAGCATGTGGACCCTGCAAACAAAAGTGTTCTTCTTCAACTCTGCGCCGCCTACAATGCCAACATTGTCTAG
- the LOC100844558 gene encoding transcription factor bHLH13, translating to MVMKMEVEEDGANGGTGGTWTEEDRALSTTVLGRDAFAYLTKGGGAISEGLVAASLPADLQNKLQELIESEHPHGGWNYAIFWQLSRTKSGDLVLGWGDGSCREPHDGEVGGAASVGNDDANQRMRKRVLQRLHTAFGGADEEDYAPGIDQVTDTEMFFLASMYFAFPRRAGGPGQVFAAGMPLWIPNTDRNVFPVNYCYRGYLASTAGFRTIVLVPFETGVLELGSMQQVVESPDALQAIKAVFAGSGNIVQRREGNGHIEKSPGLAKIFGKDLNLGRPSAAPVIGVPKGDERSWEQRAAGAGVGSSLLPNVQKGLQNFTWSQARGLNSHQQKFGNGILIVSNEVPHNNGAADSPTTAQFQLQKATQLQKLPQLQKQPPQLVKPLQMVNQQQLQAQAPRQIDFSAGTSSKSGVLVARTAVLDGESSEVNGLCKEEGAPPIIEDRRPRKRGRKPANGREEPLNHVEAERQRREKLNQRFYALRAVVPNISKMDKASLLGDAIAYITDLQKKLKDMETERERFLESGMADPRDRAPRPEVDIQVVRDEVLVRVMSPMENHPVKKVFEAFEEAEVRVGESKVTGNNGTVVHSFIIKCPGSEQQTREKVIAAMSRAMNMV from the coding sequence ATGGTGATGAAGATGGAGGTAGAGGAGGATGGTGCCAATGGAGGAACCGGTGGAACGTGGACTGAGGAAGACCGAGCCCTCAGCACCACTGTGCTTGGAAGGGATGCATTTGCATACTTGACAAAAGGAGGTGGTGCCATATCTGAGGGTCTTGTTGCTGCATCATTGCCTGCAGACTTGCAGAATAAACTCCAGGAGCTTATAGAATCAGAACATCCTCATGGTGGTTGGAACTATGCCATCTTCTGGCAGCTCTCACGCACCAAATCTGGTGATCTTGTCCTTGGATGGGGGGATGGCTCTTGCCGTGAACCCCATGATGGTGAGGTGGGAGGTGCTGCTTCTGTAGGCAATGATGATGCCAATCAGCGAATGCGGAAGCGTGTGCTGCAGAGGTTGCATACAGCATTTGGTGGTGCTGATGAGGAGGATTATGCCCCAGGTATTGATCAGGTGACAGATACTGAGATGTTCTTTCTAGCATCTATGTACTTCGCATTTCCGCGTCGTGCTGGTGGCCCTGGTCAAGTTTTTGCAGCAGGCATGCCCCTCTGGATTCCTAATACCGACCGCAATGTATTCCCAGTCAATTACTGTTACCGGGGGTACCTTGCAAGCACAGCAGGATTTAGAACTATTGTGTTAGTGCCATTTGAGACTGGTGTTCTTGAGCTGGGTTCAATGCAGCAGGTGGTTGAGAGTCCTGACGCTCTCCAGGCCATAAAGGCTGTCTTTGCAGGGAGTGGCAATATAGTCCAGAGGCGTGAAGGAAATGGTCATATTGAGAAGTCTCCAGGCTTGGCAAAGATTTTTGGCAAGGATTTGAACCTTGGTCGGCCTTCAGCAGCTCCAGTGATTGGTGTACCAAAGGGAGATGAAAGGTCATGGGAACAGAgggctgctggtgctggtgtaGGGAGTTCATTGCTTCCCAATGTCCAGAAAGGATTGCAGAATTTCACTTGGAGTCAGGCCCGGGGCCTGAATTCTCATCAGCAGAAGTTTGGAAATGGCATACTGATAGTGAGCAATGAAGTTCCACACAACAATGGAGCTGCGGACAGCCCTACTACAGCACAGTTTCAGCTTCAGAAAGCAACTCAGCTCCAGAAACTACCACAGCTTCAGAAACAGCCACCACAGCTAGTGAAACCACTGCAGATGGTCAACCAGCAACAGTTGCAAGCACAAGCCCCTAGACAAATAGATTTTAGTGCAGGGACCAGTTCTAAGTCTGGGGTCCTGGTTGCAAGAACTGCTGTCCTTGATGGAGAGAGTTCAGAGGTGAATGGCTTGTGTAAAGAGGAAGGGGCACCTCCTATCATTGAGGACCGACGTCCGAGGAAGAGGGGAAGAAAGCCTGCAAATGGGAGGGAGGAGCCGCTTAATCATGTTGAGGCTGAGCGCCAAAGGAGGGAGAAGCTCAACCAGCGGTTCTATGCTCTGAGAGCCGTGGTACCCAACATCTCAAAAATGGACAAGGCCTCTCTGCTGGGAGATGCAATAGCATACATCACTGACCTCCAGAAGAAGCTCAAAGACATGGAGACGGAGAGAGAACGTTTTCTCGAGTCCGGCATGGCGGACCCAAGGGACAGAGCACCCAGACCAGAGGTGGACATCCAAGTGGTGCGAGACGAGGTCCTTGTCCGAGTAATGTCTCCAATGGAGAACCATCCAGTCAAGAAGGTCTTTGAAGCATTTGAAGAGGCGGAAGTCCGTGTAGGTGAGTCGAAGGTCACAGGCAACAATGGTACGGTGGTGCATTCCTTCATCATCAAGTGCCCTGGCTCCGAACAGCAAACGAGGGAGAAGGTGATTGCTGCGATGTCTCGTGCCATGAACATGGTGTAG
- the LOC100821190 gene encoding KH domain-containing protein At4g18375 isoform X1 — translation MASNVNPSKRPFQKNSSEHNGRGKWQKTKHTSSQQPPLVIQPGVPLIRILCPTEKCGNVIGKGGVIIAKIRQENGVKIRVDEAVPGCDERVIVITITEKDKEASREQGKQNVGGAAVSADAEHEKEKDHIKEENVDSENNHGKEEKVDSENNHGKEEKVDSENNHGKEEKVDSERDASKEEKDDPSVAKDTKAEPERVLLSPMNAILHVFDRIFITEIGNESGDPSGERTPVSFRLLVLDSQVGWLLGNRGSVIKQMSADSGCEIRVSKEKLPLCALLKDELCQITGELDSVRKGLNAVAQVLLTHPPRESDVLPSGLSSHAFNRSDALPPGMQPNFSLPFQGPSHARGPFDSIDPRPNIPPFPTFPDQRSNIPPFPAFPDALMHSHASVPPEPLTFRLLCSSDKVGSIIGKGGNNIKTIQKDTGCEIKILETVPKSEDRVIVISGPAHPGDGISPAQNAILHVQRRITPPTANNKEGAAISRLIVSPNQVGCLLGKGGSIIAEMRKLSKAHIVVLSKDKIPKGVQESDEVVQITGDSEAIQEALMQITARLRNHLFRDRMAAMGPNMQPPFGSLDPQFGAFAGSHESTSPRIYPNASQFHKDFMGRPLDEMPAPWNAKGMRDVGDPMSISGMPGMPHRGIGGFSGAGHSSMPNITRDIMVPRFVIPALCGHDGGCLNMIREFSGAMITFTEPIADAADTPFMISGTLDQMHAARSLIQAFVLSEPPAP, via the exons ATGGCTTCAAATGTGAACCCTTCCAAGAGACCGTTTCAGAAGAATTCTTCAGAACACAATGGCCGGGGCAAGTGGCAAAAGACAAAGCATACTTCTTCACAGCAGCCTCCACTGGTGATACAGCCTGGTGTTCCTCTTATCCGCATTCTCTGCCCCACTGAAAAATGTGGGAATGTCATTGGTAAAGGTGGCGTCATCATCGCAAAGATAAGGCAAGAGAACGGAGTAAAAATCCGGGTTGATGAAGCAGTCCCTGGTTGTGATGAGAGAGTTATCGTCATAACTATCACTGAGAAGGACAAAGAAGCTAGCCGTGAGCAAGGTAAACAGAATGTTGGAGGTGCTGCTGTTTCTGCTGATGCCGAGCATGAGAAGGAGAAAGACCACATCAAGGAAGAAAATGTTGATTCAGAGAACAACCATGGCAAGGAAGAAAAGGTTGATTCAGAGAACAACCATGGCAAGGAAGAAAAGGTTGATTCAGAGAACAACCATGGCAAGGAAGAAAAGGTTGATTCAGAAAGAGATGCCAGTAAGGAAGAAAAGGATGATCCCTCTGTTGCTAAAGATACAAAGGCAGAGCCAGAGAGGGTACTACTGTCGCCAATGAACGccattttgcatgtttttgataggatttttATAACTGAAATCGGAAATGAATCTGGGGATCCATCAGGTGAAAGAACTCCTGTTTCTTTCAGATTGTTAGTGCTAGATAGCCAAGTAGGATGGCTTTTGGGGAACCGTGGTAGTGTGATTAAGCAAATGTCAGCTGATAGTGGCTGTGAAATCAGAGTTTCAAAGGAGAAGCTTCCGTTATGTGCTTTACTTAAAGATGAACTTTGCCAG ATCACTGGAGAGCTTGACTCAGTCAGGAAAGGTCTGAATGCCGTGGCTCAAGTGCTTCTTACTCACCCCCCTAGGGAAAGTGATGTACTTCCTTCTGGTTTATCATCGCACGCCTTCAATCGGTCGGATGCTCTTCCTCCAGGGATGCAACCTAACTTTAGTCTCCCTTTTCAAGGGCCATCCCATGCCAGAGGACCTTTTGATAGCATTGACCCAAGGCCAAACATTCCTCCTTTTCCCACTTTTCCTGACCAACGCTCAAACATTCCTCCTTTTCCTGCATTTCCTGATGCTCTAATGCATAGCCATGCTTCAGTTCCTCCAGAACCACTCACCTTTAGGTTATTATGTTCAAGTGACAAGGTTGGAAGTATAATAGGGAAGGGTGGAAACAATATCAAGACTATTCAGAAAGATACAGGTTGTGAAATAAAAATCCTTGAGACTGTTCCAAAATCAGAAGATCGTGTCATAGTTATTTCTGGACCTGCG CATCCTGGTGATGGAATTTCCCCTGCGCAGAATGCAATTCTGCATGTACAACGTAGAATTACGCCACCTACCGCTAACAACAAGGAGGGCGCTGCCATATCTAGGCTGATTGTTTCACCTAATCAAGTTGGCTGCCTCCTTGGCAAAGGTGGTAGTATCATAGCTGAAATGAGGAAGCTATCGAAAGCTCATATAGTAGTGTTGAGCAAAGACAAGATCCCAAAGGGCGTCCAAGAAAGTGATGAAGTTGTTCAG ATAACTGGGGATTCCGAAGCTATTCAGGAAGCTCTGATGCAGATAACTGCTAGGTTACGTAACCATCTTTTCCGGGACAGAATGGCTGCAATGGGTCCTAACATGCAGCCACCTTTTGGGTCGCTAGATCCTCAGTTTGGTGCATTTGCGGGAAGCCATGAATCTACGTCTCCAAGGATATATCCTAATGCATCTCAGTTTCACAAAGATTTCATGGGACGGCCATTGGATGAGATGCCTGCTCCTTGGAACGCAAAG GGCATGCGGGATGTTGGTGATCCGATGTCAATATCTGGCATGCCAGGAATGCCTCATAGAGGAATTGGTGGATTTTCTGG CGCTGGCCATTCATCTATGCCAAACATAACTAGAGATATCATGGTTCCAAGATTTGTTATACCTGCGCTTTGTGGGCACGATGGAGGTTGTTTGAATATGATTCGTGAG TTTTCAGGAGCTATGATAACATTCACTGAACCAATAGCTGATGCCGCAGACACACCTTTTATGATATCTGGCACACTGGACCAGATGCATGCAGCCCGAAGTCTTATTCAAGCATTTGTTCTAAGCGAACCACCTGCCCCATGA
- the LOC100821190 gene encoding KH domain-containing protein HEN4 isoform X2, which translates to MASNVNPSKRPFQKNSSEHNGRGKWQKTKHTSSQQPPLVIQPGVPLIRILCPTEKCGNVIGKGGVIIAKIRQENGVKIRVDEAVPGCDERVIVITITEKDKEASREQGKQNVGGAAVSADAEHEKEKDHIKEENVDSENNHGKEEKVDSENNHGKEEKVDSERDASKEEKDDPSVAKDTKAEPERVLLSPMNAILHVFDRIFITEIGNESGDPSGERTPVSFRLLVLDSQVGWLLGNRGSVIKQMSADSGCEIRVSKEKLPLCALLKDELCQITGELDSVRKGLNAVAQVLLTHPPRESDVLPSGLSSHAFNRSDALPPGMQPNFSLPFQGPSHARGPFDSIDPRPNIPPFPTFPDQRSNIPPFPAFPDALMHSHASVPPEPLTFRLLCSSDKVGSIIGKGGNNIKTIQKDTGCEIKILETVPKSEDRVIVISGPAHPGDGISPAQNAILHVQRRITPPTANNKEGAAISRLIVSPNQVGCLLGKGGSIIAEMRKLSKAHIVVLSKDKIPKGVQESDEVVQITGDSEAIQEALMQITARLRNHLFRDRMAAMGPNMQPPFGSLDPQFGAFAGSHESTSPRIYPNASQFHKDFMGRPLDEMPAPWNAKGMRDVGDPMSISGMPGMPHRGIGGFSGAGHSSMPNITRDIMVPRFVIPALCGHDGGCLNMIREFSGAMITFTEPIADAADTPFMISGTLDQMHAARSLIQAFVLSEPPAP; encoded by the exons ATGGCTTCAAATGTGAACCCTTCCAAGAGACCGTTTCAGAAGAATTCTTCAGAACACAATGGCCGGGGCAAGTGGCAAAAGACAAAGCATACTTCTTCACAGCAGCCTCCACTGGTGATACAGCCTGGTGTTCCTCTTATCCGCATTCTCTGCCCCACTGAAAAATGTGGGAATGTCATTGGTAAAGGTGGCGTCATCATCGCAAAGATAAGGCAAGAGAACGGAGTAAAAATCCGGGTTGATGAAGCAGTCCCTGGTTGTGATGAGAGAGTTATCGTCATAACTATCACTGAGAAGGACAAAGAAGCTAGCCGTGAGCAAGGTAAACAGAATGTTGGAGGTGCTGCTGTTTCTGCTGATGCCGAGCATGAGAAGGAGAAAGACCACATCAAGGAAGAAAAT GTTGATTCAGAGAACAACCATGGCAAGGAAGAAAAGGTTGATTCAGAGAACAACCATGGCAAGGAAGAAAAGGTTGATTCAGAAAGAGATGCCAGTAAGGAAGAAAAGGATGATCCCTCTGTTGCTAAAGATACAAAGGCAGAGCCAGAGAGGGTACTACTGTCGCCAATGAACGccattttgcatgtttttgataggatttttATAACTGAAATCGGAAATGAATCTGGGGATCCATCAGGTGAAAGAACTCCTGTTTCTTTCAGATTGTTAGTGCTAGATAGCCAAGTAGGATGGCTTTTGGGGAACCGTGGTAGTGTGATTAAGCAAATGTCAGCTGATAGTGGCTGTGAAATCAGAGTTTCAAAGGAGAAGCTTCCGTTATGTGCTTTACTTAAAGATGAACTTTGCCAG ATCACTGGAGAGCTTGACTCAGTCAGGAAAGGTCTGAATGCCGTGGCTCAAGTGCTTCTTACTCACCCCCCTAGGGAAAGTGATGTACTTCCTTCTGGTTTATCATCGCACGCCTTCAATCGGTCGGATGCTCTTCCTCCAGGGATGCAACCTAACTTTAGTCTCCCTTTTCAAGGGCCATCCCATGCCAGAGGACCTTTTGATAGCATTGACCCAAGGCCAAACATTCCTCCTTTTCCCACTTTTCCTGACCAACGCTCAAACATTCCTCCTTTTCCTGCATTTCCTGATGCTCTAATGCATAGCCATGCTTCAGTTCCTCCAGAACCACTCACCTTTAGGTTATTATGTTCAAGTGACAAGGTTGGAAGTATAATAGGGAAGGGTGGAAACAATATCAAGACTATTCAGAAAGATACAGGTTGTGAAATAAAAATCCTTGAGACTGTTCCAAAATCAGAAGATCGTGTCATAGTTATTTCTGGACCTGCG CATCCTGGTGATGGAATTTCCCCTGCGCAGAATGCAATTCTGCATGTACAACGTAGAATTACGCCACCTACCGCTAACAACAAGGAGGGCGCTGCCATATCTAGGCTGATTGTTTCACCTAATCAAGTTGGCTGCCTCCTTGGCAAAGGTGGTAGTATCATAGCTGAAATGAGGAAGCTATCGAAAGCTCATATAGTAGTGTTGAGCAAAGACAAGATCCCAAAGGGCGTCCAAGAAAGTGATGAAGTTGTTCAG ATAACTGGGGATTCCGAAGCTATTCAGGAAGCTCTGATGCAGATAACTGCTAGGTTACGTAACCATCTTTTCCGGGACAGAATGGCTGCAATGGGTCCTAACATGCAGCCACCTTTTGGGTCGCTAGATCCTCAGTTTGGTGCATTTGCGGGAAGCCATGAATCTACGTCTCCAAGGATATATCCTAATGCATCTCAGTTTCACAAAGATTTCATGGGACGGCCATTGGATGAGATGCCTGCTCCTTGGAACGCAAAG GGCATGCGGGATGTTGGTGATCCGATGTCAATATCTGGCATGCCAGGAATGCCTCATAGAGGAATTGGTGGATTTTCTGG CGCTGGCCATTCATCTATGCCAAACATAACTAGAGATATCATGGTTCCAAGATTTGTTATACCTGCGCTTTGTGGGCACGATGGAGGTTGTTTGAATATGATTCGTGAG TTTTCAGGAGCTATGATAACATTCACTGAACCAATAGCTGATGCCGCAGACACACCTTTTATGATATCTGGCACACTGGACCAGATGCATGCAGCCCGAAGTCTTATTCAAGCATTTGTTCTAAGCGAACCACCTGCCCCATGA